A section of the Phaseolus vulgaris cultivar G19833 chromosome 8, P. vulgaris v2.0, whole genome shotgun sequence genome encodes:
- the LOC137826756 gene encoding nonsense-mediated mRNA decay factor SMG7-like, protein MDKAFAPSSWERAHRLYEKNLELENKQRRSAQAQVPSDPNAWQQIRENYEAIILEDHAFSEKHNIEYALWQLHYKRIEELRAYFNAAHTSVSSKSSMGGKGPVRPDRITKIRLQFKTFLSEATGFYHDLIMNIRAKYGLPLGYFEDAENKIIVGKDGKKSSEMKKGLISCHRCLIYLGDLARYKGLYGGGDSKKREYAAASSYYLQAATTWPSSGNPYHQLALLASYNEDELTTVYCYFRSLAVDSPFSTARDNLILAFEKNRQSYSKLSGGDLKAHAVNGMGKGEAKLVTRDTGVETCPRKEGASNIQDTYKSFCTRLVRLNGILFTRTSLETFAEVLSLVCAGLHELLSSGQDEELNFGIDTLENKLAIVRIVSMIIFTVYNVKKDSEGQTYAEILQRAALLKNAFTAAFELMSLVVEKCMLLRDPSCSYLLPGILVFVEWLACYPDIAAGKDEDNQAPIRSKFWNHCLSFLNRLLSLLPMSEDEEETCFNNMSRYEEGETENRLALWEDFELRGFVPLLPAQTILDFSRKNSLGSDSEKERKARVKRILAAGKALANVVTVDQQMIYFDSKGKKFVVGVKPQISDDFVISSFSSTPGADYHQYIEGEDDDEVIVFKPLVAEKGADMVVASSWAPPEGLESVPTASVGDMKFNENSTSKPLNDANHQISLPASVNAMVPQHPPVQPHSLRWLEEEISLANSLKGLRFMENGHMMKPGLPFKEAVAISDPPARAVPTQQSVSTGTSIFYGHDLSKADDFANSFKVDANASTGTFTDNSVVKMSSTLQAGVKKSPVSRPSRHLGPPPGFSHVPLKQGIEPTGSDSISGNSIMDDYSWLDGYQLPVSTKGLGPNGPLTWSQSNSHQVGNNGLSGPVSFSYTGKQIPSLQVEKQNGWQDQQTFELLKTHQNQQLQPQVLTNGNHHFTPLPEQFQGQSIWTGQYFV, encoded by the exons ATGGATAAAGCTTTTGCTCCTTCATCATGGGAGCGTGCTCATCGCCTTTATGAGAAG AACCTTGAATTGGAGAATAAGCAAAGGAGATCAGCTCAGGCACAGGTTCCATCAGATCCAAATGCTTGGCAGCAGATACGTGAGAATTATGAAGCAATAATTCTTGAGGATCATGCCTTTTCTGAGAAGCATAATATTGAGTATGCTCTGTGGCAATTGCACTATAAGCGGATTGAGGAATTGAGGGCATACTTTAATGCTGCTCATACTTCTGTAAGCTCAAAATCATCTATGGGAGGGAAAGGTCCTGTTCGACCTGACCGGATAACTAAAATAAGGCTGCAGTTTAAGACTTTCCTTTCAGAAGCAACTGGATTTTACCATGATCTTATAATGAACATTAGAGCCAAGTATGGGCTTCCTCTTGGTTATTTTGAGGAcgcagaaaataaaattattgtggGGAAGGATGGAAAGAAATCTTCTGAGATGAAGAAAGGTTTAATATCTTGTCACCGTTGTTTGATATACTTGGGTGATCTTGCTCGATACAAAGGCTTATATGGTGGAGGTGACTCAAAAAAGCGTGAATATGCAGCAGCTTCTAGTTACTATCTACAAGCTGCAACTACATGGCCTTCAAGTGGAAACCCCTATCATCAG CTTGCTTTGTTGGCTTCATATAATGAGGATGAGCTGACTACTGTTTATTGTTATTTTCGGAGTTTGGCTGTGGATAGTCCATTTTCAACTGCCAGGGATAATTTGATACTTGCATTTGAGAAG AATCGCCAAAGTTACTCTAAGCTCTCTGGTGGTGACCTTAAAGCTCATGCAGTCAATGGAATGGGAAAAGGGGAAGCGAAACTTGTGACCAGGGATACTGGTGTAGAAACCTGTCCCAGAAAGGAAGGAGCATCCAATATACAGGACACTTACAAATCCTTCTGCACACGCCTTGTCCGTCTTAATGGAATCTTATTCACTCGAACAAG CCTTGAGACCTTTGCTGAAGTTCTATCTCTTGTTTGTGCTGGCCTGCATGAGCTTCTATCATCAGGGCAAGATGAAGAGCTGAATTTCGGCATAGATACTCTTGAGAACAAACTGGCCATTGTCAGAATTGTTTCCATGATCATATTTACAGTTTACAATGTGAAAAAGGATTCTGAAGGTCAAACGTATGCAGAAATTCTACAGCGTGCTGCTCTACTTAAGAATGCATTCACTGCAGCTTTTGAATTGATGAGTTTAGTCGTAGAGAAATGTATGCTGCTGCGGGATCCTTCTTGCAGTTATCTCTTACCAGGCATTTTGGTTTTTGTTGAGTGGTTGGCATGTTATCCAGATATTGCTGCAGGCAAGGACGAAGATAATCAGGCACCTATTAGATCAAAATTTTGGAATCATTGTCTATCCTTCTTGAACAGATTACTTTCACTTTTGCCCATGtcagaagatgaagaggaaacCTGCTTTAATAATATGAGCAGGTATGAAGAAGGGGAAACTGAAAATCGGCTTGCTTTGTGGGAGGATTTTGAGTTAAGAGGATTTGTTCCACTTCTCCCTGCGCAAACCATCTTGGATTTTTCAAGGAAGAATTCCCTTGGGAGTGACagtgaaaaggaaagaaaagctCGGGTCAAAAGGATTTTAGCTGCAGGAAAGGCTTTAGCAAATGTTGTTACGGTTGATCAGCAAATGATATATTTTGACTCAAAGGGAAAGAAATTTGTAGTAGGTGTTAAGCCTCAAATCTCAGATGATTTTGTTATTTCCTCCTTTTCAAGTACACCTGGTGCAGACTACCATCAGTATATTGAAGGAGAGGACGACGATGAGGTTATTGTTTTCAAGCCCTTAGTAGCTGAGAAAGGAGCTGATATGGTGGTCGCCTCATCATGGGCACCCCCTGAAGGCTTAGAATCGGTTCCAACAGCATCTGTAGGGGATAtgaaatttaatgaaaattCTACTTCTAAACCTCTCAATGATGCaaatcatcaaatttctttACCTGCTTCTGTCAATGCTATGGTTCCTCAGCACCCACCAGTTCAACCACATTCTTTGAGGTGGTTAGAGGAGGAAATATCTCTTGCGAACAGTTTGAAAGGTCTTAGATTCATGGAGAATGGGCACATGATGAAACCTGGCCTACCATTTAAAGAAGCTGTCGCAATCTCTGACCCTCCTGCACGTGCAGTTCCTACTCAGCAATCTGTAAGTACTGGTACTAGTATCTTTTATGGTCATGATCTCTCAAAAGCTGACGACTTTGCAAATTCATTCAAAGTTGATGCCAATGCGTCTACTGGAACATTTACTGATAACTCTGTTGTGAAAATGTCATCCACCTTGCAAGCTGGTGTGAAAAAATCTCCTGTCAGTCGACCTTCTAGGCACCTTGGACCTCCTCCTGGATTCAGTCATGTTCCTCTTAAACAAGGTATTGAACCCACTGGTTCAGATTCAATTAGTGGGAATTCAATTATGGATGATTACAGTTGGTTGGATGGATATCAGTTGCCTGTATCAACCAAAGGTTTAGGTCCAAATGGTCCTCTTACTTGGTCTCAGTCAAATTCTCATCAAGTTGGTAACAATGGTTTGAGTGGGCCAGTCAGTTTTTCCTATACTGGAAAACAAATTCCGTCTCTGCAAGTGGAGAAACAGAATGGCTGGCAAGATCAGCAGACTTTTGAGCTTTTAAAAACACACCAAAATCAGCAGTTGCAGCCACAGGTTCTCACAAATGGAAATCACCATTTTACTCCACTGCCTGAGCAATTCCAAGGACAATCAATATGGACAGGTCAATACTTCGTGTGA
- the LOC137825970 gene encoding vesicle transport protein GOT1-like: MVSFEMNDRKKIGLGLTGFGVFFTFLGIIFFFDKGLLAMGNILFVSGVSVTIGLKSTMQFFMKRSNFKGTISFGVGFFILIMGWPILGMIIEAYGFILLFSGFWPTLAVFLQKIPVLGWLVQQPYIRSLFDRYRGKRVPV, from the exons ATGGTTTCCTTTGAGATGAATGATCGAAAGA AGATTGGATTAGGGTTAACTGGCTTTGGTGTATTTTTCACATTCCTTGGGATTATCTTCTTCTTTGACAAGGGATTGCTAGCCATGGGAAAT ATCCTGTTTGTTTCTGGAGTGTCCGTGACCATTGGGCTAAAATCCACTATGCAATTCTTCATGAAACGAAGTAATTTCAAG GGAACAATCTCATTTGGTGTCGGGTTCTTCATTCTTATAATGGGGTGGCCTATTTTGGGCATGATTATTGAGGCATACGGATTCATTCTACTATTCAG TGGATTCTGGCCTACACTGGCTGTTTTCTTACAGAAGATTCCTGTTCTTGGTTGGTTGGTTCAACAACCATATATTCGATCG TTGTTTGATCGCTATAGAGGCAAGCGAGTGCCTGTTTGA